The Vagococcus entomophilus genomic sequence AAAAATCAATAAATCTGTGCTTGCGGTGATACTTGCTCTGATCGTTTTATTATTAGCAATCGTTCCAATCCCCTATTATATCGAAGTCCCTGGATCTGCTGAAAAATTAAACGAATTTGTCACTGTTGGCAAACAAAAAGATACACAAAGTGGTTCGTTTATGCTCACAACGGTTGGCATCAAGCGAGCAACGCCTTTGGGAGCTTTACTCGCTCATTTTTCAAGTGCTCAAACATTAGTGAGTAAAGAAGAACTTATGGGGTCAAGTAGTGACGCCACTTATCTGCAATTGCAGCAATACTATATGGAAAATTCGCAAAATACTGCAATTGAGATGGCATTGAAGTTGGCAAATAAACCTTATGATTTAGAATATAAAGGGATTTATGTCATGGATATTGTCAAAAATTCTTCGTTTGCGAATAAACTTACCATTGGAGATACTATTTATGCAATTGATGGACAAACATTTAAAAGCTCAGAAGAATTTATGAAGTATATTCAGAGTAAAAAAATTGGAGATTCCGTTTCAATTCAATTTGAACGAAACAATAAAAAGCAAACAGCCACTGGTAAACTAATTGAACTAACTGCTAATAAAGTCAAAAAACCAGGAATTGGCATTACATTAGTGGACCATACTAGCATATCATCTGATAGTGATGTGAAAATTGATGCAGGCTCAATCGGTGGTCCGTCAGCTGGATTAATGTTTACACTTGAAACGTATAGCATTTTAACGAATCAAGATTTAAGAAATGGGCAACAAATAGCGGGAACGGGAACTATTAGTAGTGATGGGACTGTTGGAAGAATTGGGGGAATTGATAAAAAAGTCATTGCCGCAGATCAGGCAGGAGCCAAAATATTCTTTGCGCCGAATGATGCAATCACTGCTGAGGAAAAAAAAGCATATCCAACGATTAAAACAAACTATGAAGAAGCTAAAGCAGCTGCAAAAAAAATCAATACCTCGATGAAAATAGTACCGGTTAAGAATGTCCGAGATGCACTCGATTATTTAAAAAAAGCAAAATAAAAAAGACTCTCATAGAGGAGTCTTTTTTATTTTACTAATTTTGCAGCTAAACGTGATTTATCACGGTTTGCTTTATTTTTATGAATTAGACCTTTACTAGCAGCCATGTCAATTGCTTTTACGGCTTCTTTATATAATTCATTTACATTATCAGCACCCTCAGCAACAGCAGTTTCAAATTTCTTAAC encodes the following:
- a CDS encoding SepM family pheromone-processing serine protease produces the protein MKKRKINKSVLAVILALIVLLLAIVPIPYYIEVPGSAEKLNEFVTVGKQKDTQSGSFMLTTVGIKRATPLGALLAHFSSAQTLVSKEELMGSSSDATYLQLQQYYMENSQNTAIEMALKLANKPYDLEYKGIYVMDIVKNSSFANKLTIGDTIYAIDGQTFKSSEEFMKYIQSKKIGDSVSIQFERNNKKQTATGKLIELTANKVKKPGIGITLVDHTSISSDSDVKIDAGSIGGPSAGLMFTLETYSILTNQDLRNGQQIAGTGTISSDGTVGRIGGIDKKVIAADQAGAKIFFAPNDAITAEEKKAYPTIKTNYEEAKAAAKKINTSMKIVPVKNVRDALDYLKKAK
- the rpsT gene encoding 30S ribosomal protein S20, whose amino-acid sequence is MPNIESAIKRVRTNEKANVLNSTKMSSARTTVKKFETAVAEGADNVNELYKEAVKAIDMAASKGLIHKNKANRDKSRLAAKLVK